From the genome of Triticum aestivum cultivar Chinese Spring chromosome 3B, IWGSC CS RefSeq v2.1, whole genome shotgun sequence, one region includes:
- the LOC123070998 gene encoding pistil-specific extensin-like protein isoform X2 encodes MLGWHLLQAGGVPRPRTCPAAPSEPPAEAVLRHPMLFFASSRAPKAGNRLPASKFSASTSRAACILAKPDSQPCSPSSPRRFNSAAAPSSSGARARAQARPRPTSLCRSVRRPRCRDPPLPCPASLCSRAAWVDAVSAPKPLTPRQGTTISSHACAPVLQPSPPHAAGTLAPRGRIQPVPGRRKPPHCPCAPASSLSRSRPPRVFPPRPSR; translated from the exons ATGTTGGGGTGGCATCTTCTTCAAGCGGGAGGTGTGCCTCGTCCTCGCACATGCCCGGCCGCGCCATCGGAGCCCCCCGCAG AGGCAGTGCTCCGCCACCCGATGCTGTTCTTCGCGTCGTCCCGCGCTCCCAAAGCTGGGAACCGGCTCCCCGCCTCCAAGTTCTCGGCATCGACGTCCCGTGCTGCCTGCATCCTCGCCAAGCCCGACTCGCAGCCGTGTAGCCCGAGCTCGCCAAGGCGCTTCAactccgccgccgcgccatcttCTTCAGGCGCTCGAGCACGAGCACAAGCTCGCCCGCGCCCCACCTCTCTCTGCCGCTCCGTCCGCCGCCCGCGGTGCCGTGACCCGCCACTGCCGTGCCCTGCATCACTCTGTAGCCGCGCCGCCTGGGTCGATGCGGTCAGCGCTCCCAAGCCGTTGACCCCGCGCCAGGGGACGACTATTTCCTCCCATGCGTGCGCGCCCGTGCTCCAGCCCTCCCCTCCCCATGCTGCCGGCACACTCGCGCCGCGGGGCCGTATCCAGCCTGTGCCTGGACGACGGAAGCCCCCCCACTGTCCGTGCGCTCCGGCAAGCTCCCTGTCGCGCTCGAGACCTCCTCGAGTCTTCCCGCCGAGGCCTTCCCGGTGA
- the LOC123070998 gene encoding vegetative cell wall protein gp1-like isoform X1: MGQGLRGRRRPLRLLFSMIRPLLLLSSTIRGDVGVASSSSGRCASSSHMPGRAIGAPRSVEAVLRHPMLFFASSRAPKAGNRLPASKFSASTSRAACILAKPDSQPCSPSSPRRFNSAAAPSSSGARARAQARPRPTSLCRSVRRPRCRDPPLPCPASLCSRAAWVDAVSAPKPLTPRQGTTISSHACAPVLQPSPPHAAGTLAPRGRIQPVPGRRKPPHCPCAPASSLSRSRPPRVFPPRPSR; the protein is encoded by the exons ATGGGGCAGGGCCTccgcggccgccggcgccctctgcGACTCCTCTTCTCCATGATTCGCCCGCTATTACTCCTCTCCTCCACGATTCGTGGTGATGTTGGGGTGGCATCTTCTTCAAGCGGGAGGTGTGCCTCGTCCTCGCACATGCCCGGCCGCGCCATCGGAGCCCCCCGCAG TGTAGAGGCAGTGCTCCGCCACCCGATGCTGTTCTTCGCGTCGTCCCGCGCTCCCAAAGCTGGGAACCGGCTCCCCGCCTCCAAGTTCTCGGCATCGACGTCCCGTGCTGCCTGCATCCTCGCCAAGCCCGACTCGCAGCCGTGTAGCCCGAGCTCGCCAAGGCGCTTCAactccgccgccgcgccatcttCTTCAGGCGCTCGAGCACGAGCACAAGCTCGCCCGCGCCCCACCTCTCTCTGCCGCTCCGTCCGCCGCCCGCGGTGCCGTGACCCGCCACTGCCGTGCCCTGCATCACTCTGTAGCCGCGCCGCCTGGGTCGATGCGGTCAGCGCTCCCAAGCCGTTGACCCCGCGCCAGGGGACGACTATTTCCTCCCATGCGTGCGCGCCCGTGCTCCAGCCCTCCCCTCCCCATGCTGCCGGCACACTCGCGCCGCGGGGCCGTATCCAGCCTGTGCCTGGACGACGGAAGCCCCCCCACTGTCCGTGCGCTCCGGCAAGCTCCCTGTCGCGCTCGAGACCTCCTCGAGTCTTCCCGCCGAGGCCTTCCCGGTGA